From a single Nostoc edaphicum CCNP1411 genomic region:
- a CDS encoding alkaline phosphatase family protein has translation MQKTVVLNVVGLTPSLLGESTPFLSSWAAKGQVASIQKVLPAVTCSVQATYLTGKLPDEHGIVANGWYFRDECEVKFWRQSNKLVQAPKVWEIAKSIDPNFTCANLFWWYNMYSTADYAITPRPMYPADGRKLPDIYTHPSDVRSQIQSDLGNFPLFDFWGPKTTISSSQWIANSAKWIEERYSPTLSLVYLPHLDYCLQKFGNNQTQIQADLREIDAVCGDLIEYFQARNTQVIILSEYGITPVSKAVDLNRVLRENGLIAVREELGRELLDFGASIAFAVADHQIAHVYVNDPAYIPKVRSLLEATEGVAQVLDEEGKQAYHLNHPRSGELVAIAQSDAWFTYYYWLDDAKAPDFARTVDIHRKPGYDPVELFLDPQITFPQGKIALKLLKKQLGFRYLMDVIPLDASLVRGSHGNITTSPDEGPLFITHQTHLVNENRIEATDVCSLILKHLDT, from the coding sequence ATGCAGAAAACAGTTGTTCTAAATGTCGTGGGATTAACGCCCAGTTTACTAGGAGAAAGTACGCCGTTTTTATCTTCTTGGGCTGCTAAAGGACAGGTAGCTTCTATCCAAAAAGTGCTACCTGCTGTAACTTGTTCAGTTCAGGCTACTTATTTAACAGGAAAGTTGCCTGATGAACATGGAATTGTCGCTAATGGTTGGTACTTCCGCGATGAATGTGAAGTGAAGTTTTGGCGACAATCTAATAAACTAGTGCAGGCTCCCAAAGTTTGGGAAATAGCTAAATCAATTGACCCAAACTTTACTTGTGCCAACCTTTTTTGGTGGTACAACATGTACTCTACAGCAGATTATGCCATTACGCCGCGCCCAATGTATCCCGCAGATGGGAGAAAATTACCTGATATTTATACTCATCCTAGTGATGTGCGATCGCAAATTCAATCTGATTTAGGAAATTTCCCTCTGTTCGATTTCTGGGGGCCAAAAACTACCATTAGTTCTAGTCAATGGATTGCCAATTCCGCAAAATGGATTGAGGAACGCTACAGCCCGACATTATCACTGGTTTATCTGCCACATTTAGATTACTGTCTGCAAAAATTTGGTAACAATCAAACGCAGATTCAAGCAGATTTGCGAGAAATTGATGCTGTTTGTGGTGATTTAATTGAATATTTTCAAGCACGTAATACTCAGGTAATTATTCTTTCTGAGTATGGCATTACCCCAGTTTCTAAAGCCGTGGATTTAAACCGCGTATTAAGGGAAAATGGTTTAATTGCTGTGCGAGAAGAATTAGGGCGAGAACTGCTCGATTTTGGTGCTAGCATTGCCTTTGCCGTTGCCGATCACCAAATTGCTCATGTGTATGTGAACGATCCGGCGTATATCCCAAAAGTGCGATCGCTTTTAGAAGCGACTGAAGGCGTAGCGCAGGTATTGGATGAAGAGGGTAAACAAGCCTACCATCTTAATCATCCTAGATCGGGAGAGTTGGTGGCGATCGCTCAATCTGACGCTTGGTTTACCTATTATTATTGGCTTGATGATGCCAAAGCGCCTGATTTTGCTAGAACTGTAGATATCCACCGCAAACCTGGTTACGATCCTGTCGAACTCTTCCTCGATCCGCAGATTACATTTCCTCAAGGGAAAATTGCTCTCAAGTTACTTAAGAAACAACTGGGTTTCCGCTACTTAATGGATGTGATTCCTCTGGATGCTTCCCTAGTTCGTGGTTCTCACGGTAATATCACCACTTCCCCAGATGAAGGGCCTCTATTTATCACCCATCAAACTCATTTAGTTAATGAAAATCGAATTGAGGCGACAGATGTTTGCTCGTTGATTCTCAAACATTTAGATACTTGA
- the eboE gene encoding metabolite traffic protein EboE, whose protein sequence is MKITKGSKFHLTYCSNIHPGESWLEVFANLENYIPELKSRLSPTEAFGIGLRLSDVAAKQLLESNNLAQFQAWLTQQDLYVFTLNGFPYGGFHRQVVKDQVYAPDWSTHERANYTLNLAHILASLLPQGLDGGISTLPLSYKPWWVKDQATFETVLKKSCLNIASVVAEMIRISEETGKLLHIDLEPEPDGLIENTSEVIDFYQNWLLPISGSYLSEKLNIDQTLAETKLLEHVRVCYDTCHFSVEYEEPQSVFARFQSAGIKIGKIQISAAIQVKIPADVEKRSLIVERLRPFAESTYLHQVIERRSDGTLHHYPDLITALPHLEQSLAEEWRTHFHVPIFIHDYQILQSTQDDISTVLHLLQTNNACSHLEIETYTWDVLPSEMKIDLATSIQREYEWVLKEFAAN, encoded by the coding sequence ATGAAGATTACAAAAGGTAGCAAATTTCACTTAACTTATTGCAGCAATATTCATCCTGGTGAAAGTTGGCTAGAGGTTTTTGCCAATTTAGAAAACTATATTCCCGAACTCAAATCACGTTTATCACCTACAGAAGCTTTTGGTATTGGCTTACGGTTATCAGATGTAGCTGCGAAACAACTTTTAGAAAGTAATAATTTAGCTCAATTTCAAGCTTGGCTGACTCAACAAGATTTATATGTTTTCACCTTAAACGGATTCCCGTATGGCGGATTTCATCGACAGGTAGTAAAAGACCAAGTTTATGCGCCAGATTGGTCTACACACGAACGGGCTAATTACACATTAAACTTGGCACACATTTTAGCTAGTCTATTACCCCAAGGACTTGATGGTGGAATTTCTACACTGCCATTATCCTATAAACCTTGGTGGGTAAAAGACCAAGCAACTTTCGAGACTGTTCTGAAAAAGAGTTGTTTGAACATAGCATCAGTTGTTGCAGAAATGATTCGCATCAGCGAAGAAACAGGTAAATTACTACATATTGATTTAGAACCTGAGCCTGATGGATTAATTGAAAATACCTCAGAAGTAATTGATTTTTATCAAAACTGGTTATTGCCAATTAGTGGTAGTTATTTATCAGAGAAATTAAATATTGACCAGACGTTAGCAGAAACTAAATTACTAGAACACGTTCGGGTTTGCTATGACACCTGCCATTTTTCAGTTGAATATGAGGAACCGCAGTCTGTATTTGCACGTTTTCAATCGGCAGGAATTAAGATTGGCAAGATTCAAATCAGCGCAGCAATTCAAGTAAAAATACCTGCTGATGTTGAGAAACGTAGCTTAATAGTTGAACGCTTACGCCCTTTTGCAGAATCTACTTATCTTCATCAAGTAATAGAACGTCGCAGTGATGGTACACTCCATCACTATCCTGACTTAATAACTGCATTACCCCATTTAGAGCAATCTCTAGCTGAAGAATGGCGGACTCACTTTCATGTGCCAATTTTTATTCATGATTATCAAATTTTGCAATCTACGCAAGATGATATTTCTACTGTTTTGCATCTACTTCAAACAAACAATGCTTGCTCACATTTAGAAATAGAAACTTACACCTGGGATGTATTGCCATCAGAAATGAAGATAGATTTAGCGACTTCTATTCAGCGTGAGTATGAGTGGGTATTAAAAGAATTTGCCGCCAATTAA
- the eboC gene encoding UbiA-like protein EboC (EboC, a homolog the polyprenyltransferase UbiA, belongs to system of proteins involved in the trafficking of precursor metabolites to an extracytoplasmic compartment so that the biosynthesis of certain natural products, such as scytonemin, can be completed.), translating to MNVASLNFQSWRGYLELMRPANIVTAWADILLGFAASGSGIIFVQFINGESNFSVLIPLAWLLLATTGLYGGGIVFNDVFDADLDAKERPNRAIPSGRVSRPNATLLGSILFAIGIIAAFQVSLLSAAIATFITLSSLLYDSLSKHHPFFGPLNMGLCRGSNLLLGVSAVPAIIGERWYLALIPVLYIAAITAISQGEVHGGKKITGILALLLIAIVLTAVLALGLLEDYTAIAALPFAILLAIRVLPKFVKAAREPIAENIRNAVRIGVLSLIVLDATVASGFAGLYYGLLVLILLPISMKLAQLFAVT from the coding sequence GTGAATGTTGCAAGCTTAAATTTTCAAAGCTGGCGGGGTTATTTGGAATTGATGCGTCCTGCTAATATTGTTACTGCCTGGGCAGATATTCTTCTTGGTTTTGCTGCTTCTGGCTCTGGGATTATTTTTGTTCAATTCATTAATGGAGAATCAAATTTTTCTGTATTAATTCCATTAGCTTGGTTGTTATTGGCTACAACTGGTTTATACGGCGGTGGTATAGTTTTTAATGATGTTTTCGATGCAGACTTAGATGCAAAAGAACGACCAAATAGAGCAATTCCTAGTGGTCGCGTATCTCGTCCAAATGCTACTTTATTAGGGAGTATACTTTTTGCCATCGGCATTATAGCTGCCTTTCAAGTCTCGTTATTGAGTGCTGCGATCGCAACATTTATCACTCTTTCATCCCTCCTGTATGACTCACTGTCCAAACATCATCCTTTTTTTGGCCCTTTAAATATGGGCTTGTGTCGTGGCAGTAACTTATTATTAGGTGTAAGTGCTGTACCTGCAATAATAGGAGAACGTTGGTATTTAGCACTAATTCCTGTTCTTTATATTGCTGCGATCACTGCAATTAGTCAGGGTGAAGTTCACGGAGGTAAAAAGATCACGGGAATCCTTGCATTACTGCTGATTGCAATAGTTTTAACGGCAGTTTTAGCTTTAGGATTATTAGAAGATTACACTGCGATCGCAGCACTACCATTTGCTATTTTATTAGCTATCCGAGTGCTGCCTAAATTTGTTAAAGCTGCGCGGGAACCGATAGCCGAAAATATCCGCAATGCCGTGAGAATAGGCGTTTTATCTCTAATAGTTTTAGATGCAACTGTTGCATCTGGTTTTGCTGGTTTGTATTACGGTTTATTAGTTCTAATCTTGCTACCAATTTCGATGAAGTTAGCACAACTGTTTGCCGTTACTTAA
- a CDS encoding TatD family hydrolase produces MDKENAPCPMPHAQCPMPHAQCPMPNAQCPIIKTMMFIDPHIHMCSRTTYDYLVMREYGIVAVIEPAFWLGQPRTNSGSFKDYFSSLVGWERFRASQFGIQHYCTIGLNPKEANNEALATEVMELLPLYACKEGVVAIGEIGYDDMTEAEDKYFCQQLALAKELDMLVLIHTPHRNKKAGASKSMDRCIEYGLDPSQVVIDHNNEETVEEVLERGFWAAFTIYPQTKMGNARMVEVVRKYGQDRIIVDSSADWGISDPLAVPKTAQLMLDRGIPEEHVRAVCYENALAAYSQTGQMKASDWLNPQSVDQRQMFNGNSVLRGQEPGIKSVSDFVLIE; encoded by the coding sequence GTGGACAAGGAAAATGCCCCATGCCCAATGCCCCATGCCCAATGCCCAATGCCCCATGCCCAATGCCCAATGCCCAATGCCCAATGCCCAATAATTAAAACCATGATGTTTATCGATCCTCACATTCACATGTGTTCCCGTACTACTTACGATTACTTAGTAATGCGGGAATATGGTATTGTCGCCGTTATTGAACCAGCCTTTTGGTTAGGACAACCTCGAACCAATTCTGGCTCATTTAAAGACTACTTCAGTAGTCTTGTGGGCTGGGAACGGTTTCGTGCTAGTCAGTTTGGCATCCAGCATTACTGCACAATTGGACTAAATCCGAAAGAAGCTAACAATGAAGCATTAGCAACAGAAGTTATGGAACTGCTACCACTTTACGCCTGTAAAGAAGGTGTTGTTGCCATTGGTGAAATTGGCTATGACGATATGACAGAAGCAGAAGATAAGTACTTTTGTCAACAGTTGGCACTAGCTAAAGAACTCGATATGTTAGTACTAATTCATACTCCTCACCGCAATAAAAAGGCAGGTGCTAGTAAGAGTATGGATCGCTGTATTGAATATGGCTTAGATCCCTCACAAGTCGTTATTGATCACAACAACGAGGAAACCGTTGAAGAAGTATTAGAACGAGGTTTTTGGGCAGCTTTTACGATTTATCCACAGACGAAGATGGGTAACGCCAGGATGGTAGAAGTTGTCCGCAAGTATGGGCAAGATCGCATCATTGTAGATAGTAGTGCTGATTGGGGTATCAGCGATCCTTTGGCAGTCCCGAAAACGGCTCAGTTGATGTTAGATAGGGGCATTCCTGAAGAACATGTGCGAGCAGTTTGTTATGAAAATGCCCTAGCTGCTTACAGTCAAACTGGGCAGATGAAAGCTTCAGACTGGCTCAATCCCCAATCTGTTGATCAGCGTCAGATGTTCAATGGTAATTCTGTGTTGCGGGGACAAGAACCAGGAATCAAATCAGTTTCAGATTTTGTGTTGATTGAGTAG
- a CDS encoding EboA family metabolite traffic protein, with product MSKVNKLLHNWLLKSVSEKGLAWLEQKQAQIASGAAERVFFTAFSAVPRYLGKQDLQLTFQDLEAAQDVIPGWHPGHWSVDQAGRTLLLLALPHDDAEGYVRSLDQVFSSADMGELVALYQSLPLLPHPDLHRHRTAEGIRSNMSNVFQAIALRNPYPADYLDNAAWNQMVLKAVFVGSPLHLIWGLDRRANPELAKMLADYAHERWAAKRSVTPELWRPVGRFADSAIITDLEKVLANGDVHEQEAAALACAESPLPEAQELLSRYPDLQSSIQQGNLAWSSFSRDACGELR from the coding sequence ATGAGTAAAGTCAACAAGTTACTGCATAACTGGCTGTTAAAATCTGTTTCGGAGAAAGGTTTGGCTTGGCTGGAACAGAAGCAGGCACAGATTGCTAGCGGCGCTGCTGAACGAGTGTTTTTTACAGCTTTTAGTGCTGTGCCGCGTTATCTAGGTAAACAAGATTTGCAGCTAACATTCCAGGATTTGGAAGCAGCACAGGATGTGATTCCCGGTTGGCATCCTGGTCATTGGAGTGTAGATCAAGCAGGTCGCACACTCTTGCTTTTAGCTTTACCCCACGATGATGCTGAGGGCTATGTGCGATCGCTCGATCAAGTCTTCTCCAGTGCCGATATGGGGGAGTTAGTTGCCCTTTATCAAAGTTTGCCGCTACTACCACATCCAGATTTACATCGCCACCGTACTGCTGAGGGAATTCGCAGTAATATGAGTAATGTGTTCCAAGCGATCGCATTACGTAACCCTTATCCAGCAGATTATTTAGACAATGCTGCTTGGAATCAGATGGTGCTGAAGGCTGTGTTTGTTGGCAGTCCGTTGCATCTAATTTGGGGTCTAGATCGGCGTGCTAATCCAGAATTGGCAAAGATGTTGGCCGACTATGCCCATGAACGTTGGGCAGCTAAACGCTCAGTTACGCCAGAACTTTGGCGACCTGTAGGGCGATTTGCCGATAGCGCAATTATCACAGATTTAGAAAAAGTACTGGCTAATGGGGATGTACACGAGCAAGAAGCAGCAGCCTTAGCTTGTGCTGAGTCTCCTTTACCCGAAGCACAAGAATTACTTTCTCGTTATCCAGATTTACAGTCATCCATTCAACAAGGTAATCTGGCTTGGAGCAGTTTTAGCCGCGATGCCTGCGGCGAGCTGCGCTAA
- a CDS encoding 3-dehydroquinate synthase: MAIQQKTALNLQPINQSVRVTFNYDVHFTRSLFQLDNPLLAQVIAADGEATPKQVLVVVDGGFLRYQDGLLKKLSVYAQSYEDVLTLSGEPIVVPGGEAVKNDSRFIDQIHQQINASGLCRHSYVLAIGGGAVLDMAGYAATTAHRGIRLLRVPTTVLGQNDSGVGVKNGINAFGKKNFLGTFMPPYAVLNDFDFLTSLDDRDWRSGIAEAVKVALIKDADFFDFIMTNADKLANRDMNIMERLIYRCSQLHLEHIAGGGDPFEMGSSRPLDFGHWAAHKLEHLTNYSLRHGEAVAIGIALDTTYSYLTGQLLQSEWQRVLTTLKKLGFTLYISALTEQLDQLDHPHCIFRGLTEFREHLGGKLTITLLQGIGEGIEVNQVDLSLYKDAILMLQDWELLH; encoded by the coding sequence ATGGCTATTCAACAAAAGACTGCTCTTAATCTGCAACCAATTAATCAATCTGTCCGCGTGACCTTCAATTATGACGTTCACTTTACTAGAAGCCTGTTTCAGTTAGATAATCCTTTACTCGCACAAGTGATCGCCGCAGATGGAGAGGCAACACCAAAACAAGTGCTAGTAGTGGTAGATGGAGGATTCTTACGGTATCAAGATGGGTTGTTAAAAAAATTATCAGTCTATGCCCAATCTTATGAAGACGTACTAACACTGAGCGGTGAACCAATAGTAGTTCCGGGTGGAGAAGCAGTCAAGAACGATTCGAGATTTATAGACCAAATTCATCAGCAGATCAATGCATCTGGATTGTGCCGTCACTCCTACGTCTTAGCAATTGGAGGTGGAGCCGTCCTAGACATGGCAGGATATGCAGCAACAACGGCTCATCGAGGAATCCGACTGCTACGAGTACCGACAACAGTATTAGGGCAAAACGATTCGGGTGTCGGGGTAAAAAATGGAATCAATGCCTTCGGAAAGAAAAACTTTTTGGGTACATTCATGCCACCTTATGCTGTCTTGAATGACTTTGATTTTCTCACTAGCCTTGATGATCGAGATTGGCGATCGGGTATTGCAGAAGCAGTAAAAGTAGCACTGATTAAAGATGCAGATTTCTTTGATTTCATTATGACTAATGCCGATAAATTGGCTAATCGGGACATGAACATAATGGAAAGGCTGATCTATCGTTGTTCACAGTTGCACTTAGAGCATATTGCTGGTGGCGGCGATCCCTTTGAAATGGGTTCATCGCGTCCTTTAGATTTTGGACACTGGGCGGCTCACAAACTAGAGCATTTAACTAATTACAGCCTACGTCACGGTGAAGCTGTAGCGATCGGCATTGCTTTAGATACGACCTATTCATATTTAACAGGTCAACTCTTACAATCAGAGTGGCAAAGGGTTCTAACTACACTCAAGAAACTAGGCTTTACTTTGTACATATCAGCACTGACAGAGCAGTTAGATCAACTAGATCATCCGCATTGTATATTTAGGGGGCTTACCGAGTTCCGTGAACACTTGGGAGGAAAATTAACAATCACTCTTCTACAAGGAATTGGAGAGGGAATAGAAGTTAACCAGGTGGATTTGTCTTTGTATAAAGATGCTATTTTGATGCTGCAAGATTGGGAACTTTTACATTAA
- a CDS encoding HigA family addiction module antitoxin, translated as MRVPKYRPPSHPGEILLKDFLDPMGITQRELADALHVPYQRINELVNQKRGITPSTAIRLSKFFGNSSEFWLNLQQNWELYYVLKEEEEELKSILQFRTTK; from the coding sequence ATGAGAGTTCCAAAGTATAGACCTCCATCACATCCAGGTGAAATATTACTTAAAGATTTTCTAGACCCGATGGGAATAACTCAAAGAGAACTTGCAGATGCACTTCACGTTCCTTATCAACGAATAAATGAGCTTGTAAATCAAAAGCGAGGTATTACACCTAGTACGGCAATCAGGTTATCAAAATTTTTTGGAAATAGCTCAGAGTTTTGGTTAAATCTCCAACAAAATTGGGAACTTTACTACGTTCTCAAGGAAGAAGAAGAGGAACTAAAAAGTATTTTGCAATTCCGCACTACGAAGTAG
- a CDS encoding type II toxin-antitoxin system RelE/ParE family toxin has translation MIVSFKDQGTEDIFDGNDSKEARKQCPIYCWEIARRKLDQLNAALSLDDIKVPPGNRLEVLKGDRKGQHSIRINDQYRICFIWTLQGTSEVEIVDYH, from the coding sequence ATGATAGTATCATTTAAGGATCAAGGAACCGAAGATATTTTTGATGGTAATGACTCAAAGGAAGCTCGAAAGCAATGTCCTATATACTGTTGGGAAATTGCCCGTAGAAAATTAGATCAACTTAATGCAGCGTTATCTCTAGATGACATTAAAGTTCCACCGGGTAACAGGTTAGAAGTATTAAAAGGCGATCGTAAAGGTCAGCATAGTATTCGGATTAATGACCAATATCGAATTTGCTTTATATGGACACTCCAGGGTACATCAGAAGTTGAAATAGTCGATTATCATTAG
- a CDS encoding YdcF family protein, which yields MKRKFTIKSLISIKKKSANLWQLLQKLTSVLYVVLGAWLIFTTITLVFASSQPVDAFFVLGGSISRETYVAQQAKQYPQIPILISHGSPDPCILLIFQAELASLQNVWLEKCANSTFENFYYGIPILRRWGVHKVMLITSQSHLPRAKWMAQILLGAHGIWVEPEVVQELGVPGNNESWAKTGLDVTRSLFWAILSQIIQPQCSNVTRLTQVDMQAWENRGFHCEHQGGLGR from the coding sequence ATGAAACGCAAATTTACCATCAAATCATTAATTTCTATTAAAAAAAAATCGGCTAATTTGTGGCAATTGTTACAAAAACTAACTAGTGTATTGTATGTTGTCCTGGGTGCTTGGCTGATTTTTACTACTATAACCTTAGTTTTTGCTTCTTCGCAGCCAGTAGATGCCTTCTTTGTGCTGGGTGGTAGTATTAGCCGAGAAACTTATGTTGCCCAACAAGCAAAACAATACCCGCAAATCCCAATTTTAATTTCTCATGGTTCCCCAGATCCCTGTATATTGTTAATTTTTCAGGCGGAATTAGCAAGTTTACAAAACGTTTGGTTAGAAAAGTGTGCGAATTCTACTTTTGAAAATTTTTATTATGGTATTCCAATTCTGCGGCGTTGGGGAGTGCATAAAGTCATGTTGATTACCTCGCAAAGTCACTTACCCAGAGCTAAATGGATGGCACAGATTCTCTTAGGCGCTCATGGTATTTGGGTAGAGCCAGAAGTTGTTCAGGAATTGGGTGTCCCTGGTAATAATGAATCTTGGGCCAAAACTGGATTAGATGTAACACGCAGCTTATTTTGGGCGATTTTAAGTCAAATTATTCAACCGCAATGCTCAAATGTGACAAGACTTACCCAAGTAGATATGCAAGCTTGGGAAAATCGAGGTTTTCATTGTGAACACCAAGGTGGGTTGGGGAGATAA
- the ctpB gene encoding carboxyl-terminal processing protease CtpB, with protein sequence MNQSAKSYSPLQVALIGGAIATTATMSVFGPAWTRAVRASLTLQDSPKAIVDQVWQLVNHEYVDGKFNQQNWQATRQSLLNKDYSSREEAYAAIRVALQTLGDPYTRFMDPQQFEALTSQTSGEVSGIGIRMEMNEKTQRLTVVEAIENSPALKSGIKAGDEILAIDGKPTLKMKVDDASKLIRGKAGTPINLRLGRKGQNAFNLKLTRANIEVPTVRYTLKQEGNRRVGYIRLREFSAHAAEQMQRAIRDLNSKKADSYVLDLRGNPGGLLQASIEIARMWYDDGGIVKTVDRVGGSEETKANRTALTNRPLAVLVDGNSASASEILTGALKDNKRAVVVGGQTFGKALVQSVHELADGSGLAVTIAHYYTPAGTDINHKGITPDIKLDLTEAQERQLASNPDLIGTKSDPQYARAIAILSNNNFAQPPANQPTRPMSRAGDLKF encoded by the coding sequence ATGAACCAATCTGCGAAAAGTTACTCGCCGCTCCAAGTAGCCTTGATTGGTGGAGCGATCGCCACTACTGCTACGATGTCAGTGTTCGGCCCTGCTTGGACTCGTGCTGTCCGTGCCTCTCTAACCCTACAGGACAGTCCAAAAGCGATAGTTGACCAAGTTTGGCAACTGGTGAATCATGAATATGTTGATGGTAAATTTAATCAACAAAATTGGCAAGCAACCAGACAAAGCCTGTTGAACAAAGACTACTCTTCTCGTGAAGAAGCTTATGCTGCCATCCGTGTGGCTCTACAAACCCTGGGAGATCCTTACACTCGATTCATGGACCCCCAACAGTTTGAAGCCCTGACTAGCCAAACATCCGGGGAAGTCTCTGGGATTGGTATTCGGATGGAAATGAACGAAAAAACTCAGCGGTTGACTGTTGTCGAAGCCATAGAAAATTCTCCGGCGTTAAAATCTGGGATCAAAGCGGGCGATGAAATTTTAGCCATTGATGGCAAACCCACTCTTAAAATGAAAGTGGATGATGCTTCTAAGCTGATTCGCGGCAAAGCGGGTACTCCCATTAATCTCCGGTTGGGACGAAAAGGGCAAAATGCCTTTAATTTAAAATTGACCAGAGCAAATATTGAAGTGCCAACGGTACGTTATACCCTCAAGCAAGAAGGGAATCGTCGCGTTGGCTATATCCGTTTGCGGGAATTTAGCGCCCACGCCGCAGAACAAATGCAACGAGCCATTCGCGATTTGAACAGTAAGAAAGCTGATTCTTATGTCTTGGATTTGCGGGGAAATCCTGGCGGTTTGTTGCAGGCTAGTATTGAAATTGCTCGGATGTGGTACGATGACGGCGGAATTGTCAAGACAGTAGACCGTGTAGGCGGCAGTGAGGAAACTAAAGCCAATCGCACTGCTCTAACAAATCGTCCTTTGGCGGTCTTGGTAGATGGTAATTCAGCGAGTGCTAGTGAAATTCTCACAGGGGCACTCAAGGATAATAAACGCGCGGTAGTCGTTGGTGGTCAAACCTTTGGCAAGGCCTTAGTGCAGTCAGTTCATGAACTCGCAGATGGTTCAGGCTTGGCTGTCACCATTGCCCATTACTACACCCCTGCGGGAACGGATATTAACCATAAAGGGATTACACCAGATATCAAGCTAGACTTGACAGAGGCTCAAGAGCGGCAGTTGGCTTCTAATCCAGATTTAATTGGAACTAAGAGTGATCCACAATATGCCCGTGCGATCGCAATTTTATCAAATAACAACTTCGCCCAGCCGCCGGCAAATCAACCCACTCGACCCATGAGCCGCGCTGGTGACTTGAAATTTTAG
- a CDS encoding glycosyltransferase, with translation MNHQPVDATTATSFLPMVSVVVPIYNGEADLPELINCLLSQTYPKDRVEYLLVDNNSSDRTLTNLKTSAENCPITIRPLSENQIQSSYSARNTGIRAAKGEIIVFTDADCRPQPQWLDALIQPFVNKEVVIVAGEILALPGTTLLEQHAERQETLSQKHTLKHSFRPYGQTANLAIRHIALEKAGLFRPYLTTGGDADICWRILGENIGRLEFAPNAIVQHRHRATLQELQSQWRRYGRSNRYLHELHGVDLMRDMTPKEYGYRLARWLLKEIPRDIKKAIVGQATLVDLLNTPIGLFTARARTAGQKDAKLPDNAKIIDRL, from the coding sequence ATGAATCATCAGCCAGTTGATGCAACCACCGCCACCAGCTTTTTACCAATGGTGTCGGTGGTTGTTCCTATTTATAACGGTGAGGCGGATTTACCAGAGTTAATCAATTGTCTGTTGTCTCAAACCTACCCAAAAGATCGGGTAGAGTACTTGTTGGTGGACAATAATAGTAGCGATCGCACTCTCACCAACCTCAAAACATCTGCCGAAAATTGCCCAATTACAATTCGCCCATTGAGCGAAAACCAAATTCAAAGCTCATACTCTGCTCGTAATACTGGAATTCGCGCCGCTAAGGGAGAAATTATAGTTTTTACTGATGCAGATTGCCGTCCCCAACCGCAATGGTTAGATGCACTAATTCAGCCTTTTGTCAACAAAGAAGTGGTGATTGTCGCTGGTGAAATTTTGGCACTACCAGGTACAACTCTGCTTGAACAACACGCAGAGCGTCAAGAAACTTTGTCGCAAAAGCATACCCTTAAGCATTCCTTTCGTCCCTATGGTCAAACCGCTAATTTGGCGATTCGACACATTGCCTTAGAAAAAGCGGGTTTATTTCGTCCCTATCTTACCACTGGTGGCGATGCCGATATTTGCTGGCGGATTTTGGGGGAAAATATTGGGCGTTTGGAATTTGCTCCGAATGCGATCGTTCAGCACCGTCACCGCGCTACACTTCAAGAACTGCAAAGTCAATGGCGGCGCTATGGACGCTCAAATCGTTATCTGCACGAACTGCACGGTGTAGATTTAATGCGAGATATGACACCCAAAGAATATGGCTATCGTTTGGCACGTTGGTTACTCAAAGAAATACCAAGAGATATTAAAAAGGCGATTGTGGGTCAAGCCACCCTAGTGGATTTATTAAATACTCCCATTGGTTTGTTCACAGCTAGGGCGCGTACTGCTGGGCAAAAAGACGCCAAGCTGCCAGATAATGCCAAGATAATTGATCGACTATGA